One segment of Radiobacillus kanasensis DNA contains the following:
- a CDS encoding manganese catalase family protein, which yields MFYHVKELQYRAVPERPDPVYARKLQEVLGGQFGEISVAMQYLFQGWGTRGEGKYKDLLMDTGAEELAHIEMLATMIARLLDNAPEVDLDQAVDNPVVAAILGGTNPQHAIVSGLAAMPSDSIGNRWTADYIIASGNLLADFRANLNAESQGRLQVVRLYEETDDRGVKDMLSWLIARDTMHQNQWIAAIHELEEEQGGIVVPVTFPHELEKQEVSYTLFNYSAGNDSAKGRWAYGPAPDGHGVFNYVEHPQPHGGKPVLSPAPLWVHDTPLDLLNVKGRPDPDLK from the coding sequence ATGTTTTATCATGTGAAAGAATTACAATATAGAGCAGTTCCTGAACGGCCAGATCCAGTGTATGCAAGAAAGCTACAAGAGGTCTTAGGAGGGCAATTTGGAGAGATCTCCGTAGCGATGCAATACTTATTCCAAGGTTGGGGTACGCGCGGAGAAGGGAAATATAAAGACCTTCTTATGGATACAGGTGCGGAGGAACTTGCCCATATCGAAATGCTAGCAACGATGATTGCAAGATTATTGGATAATGCACCTGAAGTAGATCTTGACCAAGCAGTGGATAATCCAGTTGTTGCAGCTATTTTGGGTGGAACGAATCCACAGCATGCGATTGTATCTGGATTAGCTGCGATGCCATCCGATAGTATTGGAAACAGATGGACGGCAGATTACATCATTGCTAGTGGTAACCTATTAGCGGATTTTAGAGCTAACCTAAACGCTGAATCTCAAGGAAGATTGCAAGTAGTGCGCCTGTATGAAGAAACAGATGATCGTGGCGTAAAAGATATGCTATCCTGGCTTATAGCAAGGGATACGATGCATCAAAATCAATGGATTGCTGCTATCCATGAACTAGAAGAAGAGCAAGGTGGAATCGTAGTTCCTGTTACGTTCCCACACGAATTAGAAAAACAAGAAGTATCCTATACGTTGTTTAACTATTCTGCTGGTAACGATAGTGCAAAAGGAAGATGGGCTTATGGTCCTGCACCAGATGGACACGGGGTATTTAATTATGTGGAACATCCTCAGCCACACGGGGGAAAACCAGTCTTGAGTCCTGCACCACTTTGGGTTCACGACACCCCGTTGGATTTATTAAACGTAAAAGGTCGTCCAGATCCAGACTTGAAATAA
- a CDS encoding TrkH family potassium uptake protein — MPHIRGFLVNISPTRILAFSFLVVILLGTILLKLPFATTGSISWIDALFTAVSSTTVTGLIVVDTATQFTMFGQIVIMIMIQIGGIGLMTFAVFILLIIGKKISLRQRIIMTEAFNQTNTGGIVQLVKLLMKFVLTVECIAFLILSFRWVPEYGWKHGIFNSLFHTVSAFNNAGFSTWTNNLIDYVADPVVNIVLSFLFIVGGLGFTVIADLIRSKHWRSFMLHTKMMIIGTIVLNIAATIILFLLEYNNPNTIGTLDETGKWFASFFQAVSPRTAGFNTINTGEMEDASLVFTMSLMFIGAGSASTGSGIKLTTAMVVLLATINFLRSKSEPVLYGRRIQTEIIIRSLAIIMISITVLFIFIFLLTITEEAPFLAVAFEAFSAFGTVGLSTGLTFDLSTLGKILIMILMFIGRIGPLTFAFMLAKPHDTHVRYPTDQVFTG, encoded by the coding sequence ATGCCACATATACGAGGTTTTTTAGTAAATATTTCACCTACTAGAATTCTTGCTTTTAGCTTTCTTGTCGTTATTTTGTTGGGAACAATTCTATTAAAATTACCGTTTGCAACGACCGGATCAATTTCTTGGATAGATGCTTTGTTCACAGCGGTTTCCTCCACAACCGTTACTGGATTAATTGTGGTAGATACCGCAACACAGTTTACCATGTTTGGTCAAATTGTAATTATGATCATGATTCAAATTGGCGGAATCGGTTTAATGACTTTTGCTGTTTTCATTCTGCTTATCATAGGTAAAAAGATATCTTTGAGACAAAGAATTATTATGACAGAGGCATTTAACCAAACCAATACAGGTGGAATTGTCCAGCTTGTCAAATTATTAATGAAGTTTGTACTAACCGTTGAATGTATCGCGTTTCTCATCCTTTCTTTTCGATGGGTACCGGAATACGGATGGAAGCACGGGATATTTAACAGTCTCTTTCATACCGTTTCAGCCTTTAATAACGCCGGATTTTCTACCTGGACTAATAATCTAATAGATTACGTAGCCGATCCGGTTGTCAATATAGTGCTAAGCTTTCTGTTTATCGTAGGTGGGCTTGGATTTACCGTGATCGCGGATTTAATTCGAAGTAAACATTGGCGTTCCTTTATGCTTCACACTAAAATGATGATAATCGGTACTATCGTGTTAAACATTGCCGCTACGATAATTTTGTTTTTACTAGAGTATAATAATCCGAATACAATTGGAACATTAGATGAAACAGGAAAATGGTTTGCTTCCTTCTTTCAAGCGGTAAGTCCTAGAACAGCTGGGTTCAATACAATCAATACCGGTGAAATGGAAGATGCATCCCTTGTTTTCACCATGTCTTTAATGTTTATTGGGGCTGGTAGTGCTTCAACGGGAAGCGGGATTAAGCTTACGACTGCTATGGTCGTACTATTAGCAACTATCAACTTCCTTCGTTCTAAATCGGAACCGGTTCTTTACGGAAGAAGAATTCAAACGGAAATCATAATTCGATCCTTAGCCATTATTATGATAAGCATTACTGTTCTTTTTATTTTTATTTTCTTGTTAACCATTACAGAAGAAGCACCATTTCTAGCTGTCGCATTTGAAGCTTTTTCTGCTTTCGGAACCGTGGGATTATCAACTGGCCTAACATTTGATTTAAGTACACTAGGAAAAATATTAATTATGATACTGATGTTTATCGGCCGTATTGGGCCATTAACCTTTGCTTTCATGCTAGCAAAACCTCACGATACACATGTTCGCTATCCAACGGACCAAGTGTTTACTGGTTAA
- a CDS encoding phage holin: protein MDKDTLIRSLLLFVAVTNQVLVFLGHSTIPVGNPMVEQIIATIFTVISSFIVWFKTNYLTKTGKLLKKILNQNGLLRFKKKFKRWNLSLSLMPVMAGKK, encoded by the coding sequence TTGGACAAAGATACTTTAATCCGTTCATTATTGCTATTTGTTGCAGTAACAAACCAAGTCTTAGTATTTCTTGGACATTCTACCATTCCTGTAGGGAACCCTATGGTAGAGCAAATCATAGCGACAATTTTCACGGTGATTTCTTCTTTTATCGTCTGGTTCAAAACCAATTATTTAACCAAAACTGGAAAATTACTAAAAAAAATTCTAAATCAGAATGGACTATTAAGATTCAAAAAGAAGTTCAAGAGATGGAACCTCTCCTTATCCTTGATGCCGGTCATGGCGGGCAAGAAATAG
- a CDS encoding N-acetylmuramoyl-L-alanine amidase family protein, giving the protein MEPLLILDAGHGGQEIGTGSNSKWTEKAINLQISHYQYKRFKELEIPVAMTRTTDETISKEERARMIRESGAKYCISNHINSGKEGGVNIIYSIYCEDKLSQAIADELRKEGQKINEVFSKSLPDNPKQDLHYMNRETENVQTTIIKYGFADSGQDVTKLNGSWKKYAEAVVRGFCRYEGFQYFNPKIEENKQDDFEPVEKKEEDLTGYVLHLPAHAPFWKVYPLGIEPKEGQELGVIHPKKFNGLEYKILGSAHPHVYTISTSSFGTVQICAHPETGAVVKDLEEELDK; this is encoded by the coding sequence ATGGAACCTCTCCTTATCCTTGATGCCGGTCATGGCGGGCAAGAAATAGGGACGGGATCTAACTCTAAATGGACCGAAAAGGCAATAAATCTTCAAATCTCTCATTATCAATATAAACGATTTAAAGAGTTGGAAATTCCAGTTGCCATGACCCGTACAACCGATGAAACAATCTCTAAAGAAGAAAGAGCAAGAATGATTAGAGAGAGCGGGGCGAAATATTGTATATCCAATCATATTAATTCTGGTAAAGAAGGTGGAGTGAATATCATTTATTCCATTTATTGTGAGGATAAATTGAGTCAAGCCATTGCAGATGAACTACGGAAAGAAGGACAAAAAATTAACGAAGTATTTTCTAAATCATTACCAGATAATCCGAAACAGGATCTTCATTATATGAATCGAGAAACAGAGAATGTTCAAACAACGATTATCAAATATGGATTTGCTGACTCTGGTCAAGATGTCACAAAGTTAAACGGAAGTTGGAAAAAATACGCAGAAGCTGTAGTTCGTGGTTTTTGTCGATATGAAGGATTCCAATATTTTAATCCGAAAATAGAAGAGAACAAGCAAGATGATTTTGAACCGGTCGAGAAAAAAGAGGAGGACCTAACTGGCTATGTTCTTCATTTACCTGCACATGCTCCTTTCTGGAAAGTATATCCACTTGGAATTGAGCCTAAGGAAGGGCAAGAGCTGGGGGTTATTCACCCTAAAAAATTTAATGGGCTTGAGTACAAAATTCTAGGCAGTGCTCACCCACACGTTTACACGATTTCAACATCCAGTTTTGGTACTGTTCAAATTTGCGCGCACCCTGAAACAGGAGCCGTTGTTAAAGACTTAGAGGAAGAACTTGATAAATAA
- a CDS encoding M3 family oligoendopeptidase produces MSTNNLKWDLDRIFPGGSTSEQLKTYIETLEIEIKELEKMLTSKETIESFGNVHTFKKILRSIESVTKRLGEISSFVGCLTAQDVSDNHAKLLVGKRNDLAAKYSTIMSKLDEQIKAIPEQAWKELLQDEGLSSLQFVLQERREKAMDKLPLQQEVLLNDLAVDGYHAWGEMYDTIVGKISIDVEIAGQSQSLSVGQAENKLGNPDRSVRENVFNKLEDAWLKDADLFTDTINHLAGFRLQTYKHRGWEQVLKEALEYNRMNETTLTSMWEAISNNKTPFVSYLKRKAELLGIEKMSWYDLDAPVAKSTETISYDQAAEMIEKEFGEFSSEMASFAKYAFDHRWIEAEDRAGKRPGGFCTGFPDSKETRIFMTYSGTASNVSTLAHELGHAYHQHVMDDMELLNQDYAMNVAETASTLAEMILADAAVKQAKNDEEKIALLEDKIQRSVAFFMNIHARFLFETRFYEERKKGMVPTNRLHALMKEAQEEAYCGELDRYNPIFWASKLHFHITDVPFYNFPYTFGYLFSLGIYAHAQEHKAEFEEFYKAILKDTGRMRVEDLATKHLKVDLGSLDFWEKGIQLCIADVEEFLKLTESRL; encoded by the coding sequence GTGTCAACCAATAATTTGAAATGGGATTTAGATCGTATTTTCCCTGGTGGGAGTACATCTGAACAATTAAAAACCTACATAGAAACGTTAGAAATAGAAATTAAAGAATTAGAAAAAATGCTTACTAGTAAAGAGACAATTGAATCTTTTGGAAATGTACATACTTTCAAGAAAATTCTAAGGTCGATTGAATCTGTTACGAAACGATTAGGAGAAATATCCTCTTTTGTTGGCTGTTTGACTGCACAAGATGTATCGGACAATCACGCCAAACTTTTAGTGGGAAAACGGAATGATTTAGCTGCTAAGTACTCCACGATTATGTCTAAACTAGACGAACAAATCAAGGCTATTCCAGAGCAAGCATGGAAAGAGCTATTACAAGATGAAGGGCTTTCCTCCTTGCAGTTTGTGTTGCAGGAACGAAGAGAGAAAGCAATGGATAAGCTCCCACTTCAACAGGAAGTTCTTTTAAACGATTTAGCTGTAGACGGTTACCATGCTTGGGGTGAAATGTACGATACAATCGTTGGGAAAATCTCGATTGATGTGGAGATAGCTGGACAGTCCCAATCTTTATCAGTAGGACAAGCGGAAAATAAACTAGGTAATCCAGATCGTTCGGTTCGTGAAAATGTATTTAATAAATTGGAAGATGCTTGGTTGAAAGACGCCGACCTATTCACGGATACCATCAACCATTTGGCAGGATTCCGTCTCCAAACTTATAAGCATCGTGGTTGGGAACAGGTTTTGAAAGAGGCACTCGAATATAATCGAATGAATGAAACTACCTTAACATCAATGTGGGAAGCTATATCTAATAATAAGACGCCATTTGTCTCTTACTTAAAACGTAAGGCAGAACTTTTAGGGATTGAGAAAATGAGTTGGTATGATTTAGATGCCCCTGTGGCGAAATCAACGGAAACGATTAGTTATGATCAAGCTGCCGAAATGATTGAGAAAGAGTTTGGAGAATTTAGTTCGGAAATGGCTTCTTTTGCTAAGTATGCTTTTGATCATCGTTGGATTGAAGCGGAAGACCGTGCTGGCAAGCGTCCAGGAGGATTTTGTACAGGTTTCCCAGATAGTAAAGAAACGAGAATTTTCATGACATACTCTGGTACAGCATCGAATGTATCAACCTTAGCCCATGAACTGGGACATGCCTACCATCAGCATGTTATGGACGACATGGAGTTGTTAAATCAGGATTATGCGATGAATGTAGCGGAGACTGCATCGACATTAGCAGAGATGATTTTAGCGGATGCTGCTGTGAAACAAGCAAAAAATGATGAAGAGAAAATCGCGCTTTTGGAAGATAAAATTCAGCGGAGTGTCGCATTTTTTATGAACATTCATGCTAGATTCTTATTTGAAACAAGATTTTATGAAGAACGTAAAAAAGGCATGGTACCAACTAATCGCCTCCATGCTTTAATGAAGGAAGCGCAAGAAGAAGCCTATTGTGGAGAATTAGACCGATATAACCCAATTTTCTGGGCTTCAAAGCTTCACTTCCATATTACGGATGTTCCATTTTATAATTTCCCATACACGTTTGGTTACTTATTTAGCCTAGGGATTTATGCACATGCCCAAGAACACAAAGCGGAATTTGAAGAGTTCTATAAAGCGATCTTAAAGGATACCGGAAGGATGAGGGTAGAAGACCTAGCCACAAAACATCTTAAAGTAGATTTAGGGTCTTTGGATTTCTGGGAAAAAGGGATTCAGCTTTGCATTGCAGACGTAGAAGAATTTCTTAAGCTTACCGAAAGTAGGTTATAA
- the thiT gene encoding energy-coupled thiamine transporter ThiT, translating to MNSSKRVLFLVEVAILSAFAYVLDIIPFLSIKFWAQGGSVSLAMIPVFIVAYRWGLKGGLLSGVLFGLYQVAFGQAYILTPIQGILDYGVAFTVLGFAGLFAGRVQQSLKERNKIQFIWNVSAGILLGCTLRFFAHYFAGVAFFESAVDGMGIYLYSFLYNISYLLPCFILNAIVIGFLFYKQPRLLVLKTAAIN from the coding sequence ATGAATTCAAGTAAGAGAGTATTATTTTTAGTGGAAGTGGCTATTTTATCTGCTTTTGCCTATGTGTTGGATATCATACCGTTCTTATCCATTAAATTCTGGGCACAAGGTGGATCGGTTTCCTTGGCGATGATTCCAGTATTTATCGTTGCCTATCGTTGGGGACTAAAAGGTGGATTACTATCTGGAGTATTATTTGGATTGTATCAAGTAGCTTTCGGTCAGGCTTATATTCTAACACCGATTCAAGGAATTCTTGATTATGGTGTAGCTTTTACTGTACTAGGATTTGCTGGCTTATTTGCTGGTAGGGTACAACAAAGCTTAAAAGAACGAAACAAAATCCAATTTATCTGGAATGTTAGTGCAGGAATTCTGTTAGGATGTACACTGCGATTTTTCGCTCACTATTTCGCAGGGGTTGCATTCTTTGAATCCGCAGTCGATGGAATGGGTATTTATCTATATTCCTTCTTGTATAACATTTCTTATCTACTTCCATGCTTTATCTTAAATGCTATCGTGATTGGCTTTTTATTCTATAAGCAGCCTCGTTTACTAGTATTAAAAACAGCAGCAATCAATTAG
- a CDS encoding ATP-dependent nuclease, with protein MYISSVEIHNFRSLKNVSVKLNEMNILIGPNNAGKTSFFEAINYAIGWNISKTPNEDDFFVADSRTFDPKNTESIEVILEFREGFNESERYSEEIETDFEGIIQYDEDAVKDGEEPIKFIRLKYTCEYSKEKNKFLETRIFLNQNNEEISGKDTAVRKAIHLSYFPFFYLETLRNIKSELRHSGSFWGKIKKSIDYSSKEAEITELIQKLENLLFQGEDKLAEVVQRLKEIEQSIKISEEPDNISLKAVSTRSWELLDGLTFYLKTADSNISLPIEKHGMGTQNIAIFTIFNAYLDILLPRIIENEEVTPIVGIEEPEAHVYPHSQRAIFDQITKIRGQKIISTHSPYIVDQASINDFLLFRVIDGETKINKIPKYKNRLKFGLPAKAYEANAYLQKTELHDLKRQIQFKNTELLFSSLFLMCEGDSEKIFFEMIAEKYVGISLGRLSVSVISCEGKKYGEFLKIVKPEAFNLPWLIFSDGEDDTQEAVKSTVLNNGYSEDHLEKNVLFLPSGMDFEAYSIRTFGIDVYKEIINQKCGEKALEKYKSQNNDYQSMPEEELINKFIDSRGKPLFGEYLAEYLLNNELELPSEINELFRRIKDRLNIGGEA; from the coding sequence ATGTATATTTCTTCTGTCGAGATTCACAATTTTCGTAGTTTAAAGAATGTGTCAGTGAAACTAAATGAAATGAATATTCTAATCGGACCTAACAACGCAGGAAAGACATCATTTTTCGAGGCAATTAATTATGCTATTGGGTGGAATATATCAAAAACACCCAATGAAGATGATTTCTTTGTTGCGGATAGTAGAACCTTTGATCCGAAAAATACAGAGTCTATAGAAGTAATCTTGGAATTCCGTGAAGGATTTAATGAAAGTGAACGTTACTCCGAGGAAATTGAAACTGACTTTGAAGGGATCATTCAATATGACGAGGATGCAGTTAAGGACGGAGAAGAGCCTATCAAGTTTATTAGGTTGAAATATACATGTGAATATTCAAAAGAAAAAAATAAATTTCTAGAGACAAGAATTTTCCTTAATCAAAATAATGAAGAAATTTCAGGTAAAGATACAGCAGTTAGGAAGGCAATTCATTTATCCTATTTTCCATTTTTTTATTTAGAAACATTAAGAAATATAAAGAGTGAGTTAAGACATTCTGGATCTTTTTGGGGAAAAATAAAAAAATCCATTGATTATTCTTCCAAAGAAGCCGAAATCACTGAACTAATCCAAAAATTAGAAAATCTATTATTCCAAGGTGAAGATAAATTGGCAGAAGTAGTACAACGGTTGAAGGAAATAGAGCAAAGCATAAAAATTAGTGAGGAGCCAGACAATATTTCACTGAAGGCTGTTTCAACAAGGTCTTGGGAACTTCTTGATGGGCTGACTTTTTATTTAAAGACAGCCGACTCCAATATCTCATTACCAATTGAAAAACATGGTATGGGAACTCAAAACATTGCTATCTTTACGATATTTAATGCATATTTAGATATTTTATTACCGCGGATAATTGAGAACGAAGAAGTAACACCGATTGTAGGGATTGAAGAGCCAGAAGCACACGTATACCCGCATTCTCAGAGAGCTATTTTCGATCAAATAACTAAAATAAGGGGACAAAAAATAATAAGTACCCACTCCCCTTATATTGTCGATCAAGCTAGTATTAATGATTTTCTTTTATTTCGAGTGATAGATGGCGAAACTAAAATTAATAAAATACCAAAATATAAAAATCGACTAAAGTTTGGATTACCTGCTAAGGCTTATGAGGCAAATGCATACCTACAAAAAACGGAATTACATGACCTAAAAAGGCAAATCCAATTTAAAAATACAGAGTTATTATTTTCCTCTTTATTTTTAATGTGTGAAGGAGATAGTGAAAAGATATTTTTTGAAATGATAGCAGAAAAGTATGTTGGTATTTCTTTAGGTCGATTAAGTGTATCAGTAATTTCGTGTGAGGGGAAAAAATATGGTGAATTTTTAAAAATAGTAAAACCTGAGGCATTTAACTTACCTTGGTTAATTTTTTCAGATGGTGAAGACGATACACAAGAAGCAGTTAAAAGCACCGTATTAAATAATGGATATAGCGAGGATCATTTAGAAAAGAATGTTTTGTTTTTACCGAGTGGTATGGATTTCGAGGCGTATTCTATAAGAACATTTGGGATAGATGTATATAAAGAAATTATTAACCAAAAATGTGGTGAAAAAGCACTTGAAAAATATAAGAGTCAAAATAATGATTATCAATCAATGCCAGAGGAAGAACTGATTAATAAGTTTATTGATAGTAGAGGTAAACCATTATTTGGGGAGTATTTAGCAGAGTATTTATTAAACAATGAATTAGAATTACCTTCCGAAATAAACGAACTATTTAGACGAATAAAGGACCGTTTAAATATTGGAGGTGAAGCATGA
- a CDS encoding ATP-dependent helicase yields the protein MMETITGNLNNQQREAVFDESGPLLIIAGPGSGKTTILTRRIARILSDSTGEKFKILALTFTTKAANEMKERVEQLAGDEVNRLLISTFHGFCFDVLRKYGSYIGLNNEFTIYDQSSETNDYVEILIDAVNEEIMQNNPTTCKLLSSYSESSTLRNSAPKLLNAISKLKNQLKGPEDIPINSRKFDPSFKLIYKLYNEKLRVSNAIDYGDLLYLTYRLFKEKPFISKQYRRIFKHLLIDEAQDTNKAQFELVRSFCGSDYRNIFIVADEDQLIYEWNDAKFEYLLEFVKIYEAKTIQMFENYRCPEPVLNMANRLIKLNVNRLAIKRDLKANKSTSESVVELNEYKFPEDESEDVTVKIKQLNEYNNTCIIARNRFVLKQMEMDMKEKGIPYNYPSTSERFLSREAKIVIALLQAVFNEDDKVHINLLCDYFGKDINEILSLNDQTLFRQFLNYVQEENETLVRYLLELLNKKAYFLDGIERLFEELTDLNLNEDTDDEVNSTIFDDFKQLQTIIRRYKKDRDTDERSIGDFLSYLALSPKGNQIQSGVTLLTGHAAKGLEFDHVFIVSVNQGIFPDFRSIENQRALEEERRNFFVAITRTKKKLYLSYTLNKKTRFGYIQQKPSQFLQEIGLLD from the coding sequence ATGATGGAAACTATCACTGGAAATTTAAATAATCAACAGAGGGAAGCTGTTTTTGATGAAAGTGGTCCGCTATTAATTATAGCAGGACCGGGTTCTGGAAAAACTACAATATTGACTAGACGTATAGCTAGGATCTTGTCAGATTCAACAGGAGAGAAATTTAAAATCTTAGCCTTAACTTTTACTACAAAGGCAGCAAATGAGATGAAGGAACGTGTGGAGCAATTAGCTGGAGATGAAGTTAATCGTTTGCTAATCAGTACCTTTCACGGGTTTTGTTTTGACGTCTTAAGAAAGTATGGCAGTTATATTGGATTAAATAACGAATTTACAATTTATGACCAATCTTCCGAAACGAATGATTACGTGGAAATTTTAATCGATGCTGTCAATGAGGAAATTATGCAAAATAACCCAACAACTTGTAAACTTCTTTCGAGTTATTCAGAAAGTAGCACTTTGCGGAATAGTGCTCCCAAATTATTAAATGCAATTTCTAAACTGAAAAATCAATTAAAAGGTCCGGAAGATATACCAATTAATAGCAGGAAATTTGATCCATCATTCAAATTAATTTATAAGCTGTATAATGAAAAACTTCGAGTAAGTAATGCAATTGATTATGGTGATTTACTCTATTTGACATATCGTTTATTCAAGGAAAAGCCATTCATATCAAAACAATATCGTCGTATATTCAAACATCTACTTATTGATGAGGCGCAAGACACAAACAAGGCACAATTCGAATTGGTTAGATCATTTTGCGGGAGTGACTATCGTAATATTTTTATAGTTGCTGATGAAGATCAGTTGATATATGAATGGAATGATGCTAAGTTTGAATATTTACTTGAGTTTGTAAAGATATATGAAGCAAAGACTATCCAGATGTTTGAAAACTACCGTTGTCCTGAACCAGTTTTGAATATGGCAAATCGACTTATCAAACTTAATGTAAATCGACTTGCTATTAAGAGGGACCTTAAGGCAAATAAATCAACAAGTGAATCTGTCGTAGAATTAAATGAATACAAGTTTCCAGAAGACGAAAGTGAAGATGTAACAGTTAAAATAAAACAATTAAATGAATATAATAACACTTGTATTATAGCTCGAAACCGCTTTGTTCTAAAGCAAATGGAAATGGATATGAAGGAAAAAGGCATTCCTTATAACTATCCAAGTACTAGTGAAAGGTTTTTATCAAGGGAAGCAAAAATTGTTATAGCGTTGTTACAGGCCGTATTTAATGAGGATGACAAGGTGCATATAAATTTGCTATGCGACTACTTTGGGAAAGACATAAATGAAATTCTGTCGTTAAATGACCAAACTCTTTTTCGGCAGTTCTTAAATTATGTACAAGAAGAGAATGAAACACTAGTAAGATATTTACTTGAGTTGTTAAATAAGAAAGCTTACTTTCTTGATGGTATTGAAAGATTATTTGAAGAATTAACAGACTTGAATCTTAATGAGGATACAGATGATGAGGTAAATAGTACAATATTTGATGACTTTAAGCAACTCCAAACGATAATAAGACGTTACAAAAAAGACAGAGACACCGATGAAAGAAGTATTGGAGATTTTTTGAGTTATTTAGCCTTATCTCCTAAGGGGAACCAAATTCAGAGTGGTGTCACGCTGTTAACTGGTCATGCTGCAAAAGGATTGGAATTTGATCATGTTTTCATAGTTTCTGTAAATCAAGGGATTTTTCCTGATTTTCGATCCATAGAGAATCAACGAGCCCTTGAAGAAGAACGAAGAAACTTTTTTGTAGCTATTACGAGGACAAAGAAAAAATTGTATCTAAGTTATACATTAAATAAGAAGACAAGATTTGGATATATCCAACAAAAGCCTTCACAATTTTTGCAGGAGATTGGTTTACTGGATTAG
- a CDS encoding DUF1028 domain-containing protein: MKKKKEIVATYSIVGFDPETGELGVAVQSKFIGVGSVVPWAKAGVGAVATQAFANPAYGPDGLKLMEEGKTPAEAIEILTSTDKDKEERQVGMVDAKGNAATFTGSNCYDWAGGVSGENFAAQGNILVNKETVTDMAEAFQKTKGSLAERLLSGLSAAQNAGGDSRGKQSSAIYIVKEKGGYGGLNDVFIDLRVDDHPEPIKELIRLYNLQQLYFGETKEENIQSVEGEVRERLVQGLVKWGYLNSMDVEDTELFDVFTRFLHTENFEERELEQGKLDLEVLQFIESK; this comes from the coding sequence ATGAAAAAGAAAAAAGAGATCGTAGCAACCTATTCCATTGTTGGATTTGACCCGGAAACAGGAGAATTGGGAGTAGCTGTTCAGTCAAAATTTATCGGAGTTGGATCTGTGGTACCTTGGGCTAAAGCTGGTGTTGGTGCTGTAGCTACACAAGCTTTTGCGAATCCAGCATACGGACCTGATGGTTTAAAGCTTATGGAGGAAGGAAAAACGCCAGCTGAGGCGATTGAAATCCTAACAAGTACAGACAAGGATAAGGAAGAAAGACAAGTAGGAATGGTAGATGCGAAAGGAAATGCTGCCACGTTTACTGGGTCTAACTGCTATGACTGGGCGGGAGGCGTTTCCGGTGAAAACTTTGCAGCGCAAGGAAATATTTTAGTTAACAAAGAAACCGTAACGGACATGGCCGAAGCCTTTCAAAAGACGAAGGGAAGCTTAGCTGAAAGACTTTTATCTGGACTGTCTGCTGCACAAAATGCCGGTGGAGACAGTAGAGGAAAACAATCTTCTGCCATTTATATCGTGAAAGAAAAAGGTGGATATGGTGGGCTAAATGATGTGTTTATTGATTTACGTGTAGATGACCACCCAGAGCCGATTAAAGAATTGATTCGTCTTTACAACCTTCAACAGCTCTATTTCGGAGAAACGAAAGAAGAAAACATTCAATCCGTCGAAGGTGAGGTTCGTGAGCGACTTGTTCAGGGACTAGTGAAGTGGGGCTATTTAAACAGTATGGATGTAGAGGATACTGAACTTTTTGACGTGTTTACAAGGTTCCTACATACGGAGAATTTTGAAGAAAGAGAATTAGAACAAGGTAAGCTTGATTTAGAAGTACTACAGTTTATCGAATCAAAATAG